A stretch of Coxiella endosymbiont of Amblyomma sculptum DNA encodes these proteins:
- the sucD gene encoding succinate--CoA ligase subunit alpha: MSILVNKETRVICQGFTGKNGTFHSKKALQYGTKMVGGVTPGKGRKTHLGLPVFNSVQEAVDSTNADASVIFVPAPFCKDSIIEAIDAGIGLVVCITEGIPILDMLTVSSYLREHSNVVRLIGPNCPGIITPGECKIGIMPGHIHQPGKVGVVSRSGTLTYEAVNQITQLGFGQSTCVGIGGDPILGTNFIDILALFEKDSQTEVVVMVGEIGGTEEEEAADFIKSCISKPIVSYISGTTAPPGKRMGHAGAVISGGKGTAPEKYAALEAAGVFTVKSPAKIGIGVAEAAGWSL, from the coding sequence ATGAGCATTCTAGTTAATAAAGAAACAAGAGTAATTTGTCAAGGTTTTACAGGAAAAAACGGAACCTTTCATTCTAAAAAAGCGCTACAGTACGGAACAAAAATGGTGGGCGGTGTAACACCCGGAAAGGGAAGAAAAACGCATTTAGGACTACCTGTATTTAACAGTGTACAGGAGGCTGTCGATAGTACAAATGCTGACGCTAGTGTGATTTTTGTTCCGGCACCTTTTTGCAAAGATTCGATTATTGAAGCGATTGATGCAGGAATAGGTCTAGTAGTTTGCATTACTGAGGGGATTCCTATCCTTGATATGCTGACTGTTTCGTCATATCTTAGAGAACATTCTAATGTCGTTCGTCTGATCGGACCGAATTGTCCCGGAATTATTACACCAGGAGAATGTAAAATCGGAATCATGCCGGGACACATCCATCAACCTGGGAAAGTCGGTGTTGTTTCTCGATCGGGTACTTTGACTTATGAGGCTGTAAATCAAATCACCCAATTGGGTTTTGGTCAAAGTACTTGTGTTGGTATTGGAGGTGATCCTATTCTTGGAACCAACTTCATAGACATTCTGGCGTTGTTTGAAAAAGATTCTCAAACAGAAGTTGTAGTAATGGTAGGGGAGATTGGCGGTACAGAAGAAGAAGAAGCGGCAGATTTTATTAAATCCTGTATAAGCAAACCAATAGTCTCTTACATTTCTGGAACAACCGCTCCGCCTGGTAAAAGGATGGGACACGCGGGAGCCGTTATTTCAGGAGGGAAAGGGACAGCACCGGAAAAATATGCAGCTTTAGAAGCTGCAGGTGTTTTCACCGTAAAATCTCCCGCAAAAATCGGTATAGGGGTTGCCGAAGCGGCAGGGTGGTCATTGTAA
- the map gene encoding type I methionyl aminopeptidase yields the protein MSVSIKTFEELKRMRVAGRLAAEVLEMIEPYVKAGTTTDELNTICHNYITHIQKAIPAPLNYLGFPKSICTSINHVVCHGIPNNKKLKEGDIINIDVTVLKDGHHGDTSKMFAVGNVPNYGMRLIRIAQECLYIGISMIKPGVRLGDIGFAIQNHAEKNYYSVVREYCGHGIGSIFHEPDLQILHYGKPGTGKILKPGMTFTIEPMINAGKRYVKLLNDNWTVVTKDRCLSAQWEHTLAVTEDGYEIFTLRTEEEIDTIKKTAKD from the coding sequence ATGTCTGTATCAATTAAAACGTTTGAAGAATTGAAAAGAATGCGTGTTGCTGGACGTTTGGCGGCGGAAGTGTTGGAGATGATTGAACCTTACGTAAAAGCTGGAACCACCACCGATGAACTTAATACGATTTGTCACAACTACATCACGCACATTCAGAAAGCGATCCCCGCTCCTCTGAATTATTTAGGATTTCCTAAATCCATCTGTACGTCGATTAATCATGTGGTATGCCATGGAATTCCCAACAACAAAAAATTGAAAGAGGGTGATATTATCAACATCGATGTAACCGTTTTGAAAGATGGACATCATGGAGATACAAGCAAAATGTTTGCTGTGGGTAACGTTCCAAATTATGGAATGCGCCTTATTCGCATTGCACAAGAGTGCCTCTATATTGGAATTTCTATGATTAAACCAGGAGTACGACTAGGCGATATCGGATTTGCCATACAGAATCATGCAGAAAAGAACTATTATTCTGTTGTACGAGAATATTGTGGTCATGGTATAGGTAGTATATTTCACGAACCTGATTTACAAATCCTGCATTACGGAAAACCCGGTACAGGGAAAATTTTGAAGCCAGGAATGACGTTTACAATTGAACCAATGATCAATGCCGGAAAACGTTATGTTAAATTGCTTAATGATAACTGGACTGTTGTAACAAAAGACCGTTGTTTATCAGCACAGTGGGAACATACACTCGCAGTGACTGAAGATGGATATGAAATTTTTACCTTACGCACAGAAGAAGAGATAGATACAATCAAAAAAACCGCAAAAGATTAA
- the rpsB gene encoding 30S ribosomal protein S2: MIDVTMRHMLEAGVHFGHRTRYWNPKMAPYIYGIRQKIHIINLEKTLPLFQRALGFIGKIVSGRGKILFVGTKFPARGIVREEATRCGMPYVDYHWLGGMLTNYKTIRQSIKRLGELEERLQKDNIQHLTGMTKKEILRLVCEKERLSAHLSGIKNMGSLPDSLFVIDVGHEKIAVQEANRLGIPVVGVVDTNENPENINYIIPGNDDAVLAIRLYCKAIACTIINTYTALNLEKKENGEREKSNTGTVTKSIKEKTDLTLNIKEKNKIKMENSRNTEER, translated from the coding sequence ATGATTGATGTAACTATGCGGCACATGCTGGAAGCCGGCGTTCATTTTGGTCATCGGACTCGTTATTGGAACCCGAAGATGGCTCCGTATATCTATGGAATTCGACAAAAAATTCACATTATTAATCTCGAGAAGACCTTGCCTTTGTTTCAAAGGGCCTTAGGATTTATTGGGAAAATAGTTTCGGGACGTGGAAAAATTTTGTTTGTAGGGACTAAGTTTCCGGCTCGTGGAATTGTAAGAGAAGAAGCCACTCGTTGTGGAATGCCTTATGTGGATTACCACTGGTTGGGAGGAATGCTAACCAATTATAAGACTATTCGTCAATCGATCAAGCGTTTAGGAGAACTCGAAGAACGTTTACAGAAGGACAACATTCAACATCTTACAGGCATGACCAAGAAAGAGATTTTGAGACTGGTTTGCGAAAAAGAGAGATTATCAGCTCACTTATCGGGAATTAAAAATATGGGCAGTTTACCAGATTCTTTATTTGTTATTGATGTAGGTCATGAGAAGATTGCTGTTCAAGAAGCTAACCGATTGGGAATCCCAGTTGTGGGTGTAGTCGATACAAACGAAAATCCTGAAAATATTAATTACATCATTCCTGGTAACGATGACGCTGTACTCGCTATCCGACTGTATTGTAAAGCAATAGCTTGTACTATTATTAATACCTATACTGCACTGAATTTAGAGAAAAAAGAAAATGGAGAAAGAGAAAAAAGTAACACAGGAACTGTTACAAAAAGCATAAAAGAAAAAACAGATCTAACTTTGAATATAAAAGAAAAAAACAAGATAAAAATGGAAAACAGTAGAAATACGGAGGAACGATGA